In Canis lupus dingo isolate Sandy chromosome 32, ASM325472v2, whole genome shotgun sequence, the following are encoded in one genomic region:
- the UBE2D3 gene encoding ubiquitin-conjugating enzyme E2 D3 isoform X1, whose translation MALKRINKELSDLARDPPAQCSAGPVGDDMFHWQATIMGPNDSPYQGGVFFLTIHFPTDYPFKPPKVAFTTRIYHPNINSNGSICLDILRSQWSPALTISKVLLSICSLLCDPNPDDPLVPEIARIYKTDRDKYNRLAREWTEKYAML comes from the exons ATGGCGCTGAAACGGATTAATAAG GAACTTAGTGATTTGGCCCGTGACCCTCCAGCACAATGTTCTGCAGGTCCAGTTGGGGATGATA tgTTTCATTGGCAAGCCACAATTATGGGACCT aaTGACAGCCCATATCAAGGCGGTGTATTCTTTTTGACAATTCATTTTCCTACAGACTACCCCTTCAAACCACCTAAG gttgCATTTACAACAAGAATTTATCATCCAAATATTAACAGTAATGGCAGCATTTGTCTCGATATTCTAAGATCACAGTGGTCTCCTGCTTTAACTATTTCTAAAG ttcttttatccatttgttcaCTGCTATGTGATCCAAACCCAGATGACCCCCTAGTGCCAGAGATTGCACGGATCTATAAAACAGACAGAGATAA GTACAATAGGTTAGCAAGAGAGTGGACAGAGAAATACGCTATGTTGTAG
- the UBE2D3 gene encoding ubiquitin-conjugating enzyme E2 D3 isoform X4 translates to MGPNDSPYQGGVFFLTIHFPTDYPFKPPKVAFTTRIYHPNINSNGSICLDILRSQWSPALTISKVLLSICSLLCDPNPDDPLVPEIARIYKTDRDKYNRLAREWTEKYAML, encoded by the exons ATGGGACCT aaTGACAGCCCATATCAAGGCGGTGTATTCTTTTTGACAATTCATTTTCCTACAGACTACCCCTTCAAACCACCTAAG gttgCATTTACAACAAGAATTTATCATCCAAATATTAACAGTAATGGCAGCATTTGTCTCGATATTCTAAGATCACAGTGGTCTCCTGCTTTAACTATTTCTAAAG ttcttttatccatttgttcaCTGCTATGTGATCCAAACCCAGATGACCCCCTAGTGCCAGAGATTGCACGGATCTATAAAACAGACAGAGATAA GTACAATAGGTTAGCAAGAGAGTGGACAGAGAAATACGCTATGTTGTAG
- the UBE2D3 gene encoding ubiquitin-conjugating enzyme E2 D3 isoform X2, translating to MALKRINKELSDLARDPPAQCSAGPVGDDMFHWQATIMGPNDSPYQGGVFFLTIHFPTDYPFKPPKVAFTTRIYHPNINSNGSICLDILRSQWSPALTISKVLLSICSLLCDPNPDDPLVPEIARIYKTDRDKYNRISREWTQKYAM from the exons ATGGCGCTGAAACGGATTAATAAG GAACTTAGTGATTTGGCCCGTGACCCTCCAGCACAATGTTCTGCAGGTCCAGTTGGGGATGATA tgTTTCATTGGCAAGCCACAATTATGGGACCT aaTGACAGCCCATATCAAGGCGGTGTATTCTTTTTGACAATTCATTTTCCTACAGACTACCCCTTCAAACCACCTAAG gttgCATTTACAACAAGAATTTATCATCCAAATATTAACAGTAATGGCAGCATTTGTCTCGATATTCTAAGATCACAGTGGTCTCCTGCTTTAACTATTTCTAAAG ttcttttatccatttgttcaCTGCTATGTGATCCAAACCCAGATGACCCCCTAGTGCCAGAGATTGCACGGATCTATAAAACAGACAGAGATAA GTACAACAGAATATCTCGGGAATGGACTCAGAAGTATGCCATGTGA
- the UBE2D3 gene encoding ubiquitin-conjugating enzyme E2 D3 isoform X3, with product MFHWQATIMGPNDSPYQGGVFFLTIHFPTDYPFKPPKVAFTTRIYHPNINSNGSICLDILRSQWSPALTISKVLLSICSLLCDPNPDDPLVPEIARIYKTDRDKYNRLAREWTEKYAML from the exons A tgTTTCATTGGCAAGCCACAATTATGGGACCT aaTGACAGCCCATATCAAGGCGGTGTATTCTTTTTGACAATTCATTTTCCTACAGACTACCCCTTCAAACCACCTAAG gttgCATTTACAACAAGAATTTATCATCCAAATATTAACAGTAATGGCAGCATTTGTCTCGATATTCTAAGATCACAGTGGTCTCCTGCTTTAACTATTTCTAAAG ttcttttatccatttgttcaCTGCTATGTGATCCAAACCCAGATGACCCCCTAGTGCCAGAGATTGCACGGATCTATAAAACAGACAGAGATAA GTACAATAGGTTAGCAAGAGAGTGGACAGAGAAATACGCTATGTTGTAG